In one Methanobrevibacter arboriphilus genomic region, the following are encoded:
- a CDS encoding DUF166 domain-containing protein, with protein MKIFILSSGEYGSKIVNGIATHGFASNIIGIHEFPSSDDLPEFIDDISSYIPENIPESDLIIAVGLYGDINMVIPEVVKKSGAKSVIAPIYHPKQLPLGLQNEIINELDDNTTIVFPKPFCGLTPIGDEFIDKFTEIFGRPRFEIETDSESEEIDLDSNISSIKVIRGAPCGSSWFIAENLNGVSVKDAEFEANNKLHNFPCVASMATDNATGDTILHIASYRTKEAIKRALGFTCKVPMVDEEACEGFEECENACLNSCPNVLTGVETIYYNDDGKAVIDPASCGVCEICIHECPYGAIEVYEERVNIKKDNE; from the coding sequence ATGAAAATTTTCATACTTAGTTCAGGAGAATATGGATCTAAAATAGTAAATGGAATAGCTACTCATGGTTTTGCATCTAACATTATAGGCATACATGAATTTCCATCTTCAGATGATTTACCAGAGTTTATAGATGATATAAGTAGTTATATACCTGAAAATATTCCTGAATCGGACTTAATAATAGCAGTTGGACTTTATGGAGATATAAACATGGTTATTCCAGAGGTAGTTAAGAAATCAGGAGCTAAATCTGTAATTGCTCCTATTTATCATCCGAAACAATTACCATTAGGTCTTCAAAATGAAATAATAAATGAATTAGATGATAATACAACCATTGTATTTCCTAAACCTTTCTGTGGACTAACTCCAATAGGAGATGAATTTATTGATAAATTTACAGAAATATTTGGAAGACCTAGGTTTGAAATAGAAACTGATAGTGAATCTGAAGAAATTGATTTAGATAGCAATATTTCTTCTATAAAAGTTATAAGAGGAGCTCCTTGTGGTTCAAGCTGGTTTATAGCTGAAAATTTAAATGGGGTTTCAGTTAAAGATGCGGAATTTGAAGCAAACAATAAACTTCATAATTTTCCTTGTGTTGCTTCAATGGCAACTGATAATGCTACTGGAGACACAATATTACATATTGCAAGTTACAGAACAAAAGAAGCTATAAAAAGGGCTCTTGGTTTCACTTGTAAAGTTCCAATGGTGGATGAAGAAGCTTGTGAAGGATTTGAAGAATGTGAAAATGCCTGTTTAAATTCTTGTCCAAATGTTTTAACTGGTGTTGAGACTATTTACTATAATGATGATGGTAAAGCTGTAATAGATCCAGCATCATGTGGAGTATGTGAAATTTGTATTCATGAATGTCCCTATGGAGCTATCGAAGTATATGAAGAAAGAGTTAATATTAAAAAAGATAATGAATAA
- the cobM gene encoding precorrin-4 C(11)-methyltransferase: MKGRVIFIGAGPGDPKLLTIGGYQTIEKADIIIYAGSLVNPEVLNHRKKTAEVYNSATIDLNQIIKIIEKGIDNNKTIARVHTGDPSIYGAIGEQIRELEKRNIEYEIIPGVSSVFATAAALESELTLPEISQTVIITRPEGRTPKPEKESLASLATHQATMCIFLGVGMIEKVVEELKNGFDGKEGYNENTPIAVVKKASWKEQLIVRGTLSDIVDKVKKANITKTAMIVVGEILDPGDFESSKLYDPNFKHEYR; the protein is encoded by the coding sequence ATGAAAGGAAGAGTGATTTTCATAGGTGCTGGTCCTGGAGACCCAAAATTATTAACAATTGGTGGATATCAAACGATTGAAAAAGCAGATATAATTATATATGCAGGTTCATTAGTTAATCCCGAAGTTCTAAATCATAGAAAAAAAACTGCTGAAGTGTACAATAGTGCAACGATTGATTTAAACCAGATAATAAAAATTATTGAAAAAGGAATAGACAACAACAAAACAATCGCTAGAGTCCATACTGGAGATCCATCAATTTATGGTGCGATTGGTGAACAAATCAGAGAATTAGAAAAAAGAAATATAGAGTATGAAATAATTCCAGGAGTTAGTTCTGTCTTTGCAACAGCTGCAGCCCTTGAATCTGAGTTAACACTACCTGAAATATCACAAACAGTAATAATAACTAGACCAGAAGGAAGAACACCAAAACCTGAAAAAGAAAGTTTAGCTAGCCTAGCAACACATCAAGCAACTATGTGTATATTCCTTGGAGTCGGAATGATTGAAAAAGTTGTAGAAGAACTTAAAAATGGTTTTGATGGTAAAGAAGGTTATAATGAAAACACTCCAATTGCTGTAGTTAAAAAAGCTTCATGGAAAGAACAATTAATAGTTAGAGGAACTTTATCTGATATCGTAGATAAAGTTAAAAAAGCAAATATTACTAAAACTGCTATGATTGTTGTTGGAGAAATTCTTGACCCCGGAGACTTCGAAAGTTCAAAATTATATGATCCTAACTTTAAACACGAATATAGATAA
- the rpiA gene encoding ribose-5-phosphate isomerase RpiA: MNLKKIAGFAAAEEIQDGQIIGLGTGSTTHYFIEKVGMRMKEEEINVMGIPTSYQSFLLAKEWKIPVTTLEEHDVDIAVDGADEIDPNFNLIKGGGAAHTLEKIVDYSAEKLIIIADDSKIVNKLGKFPVPLEIISESRKPVFSALEDMGANPKIRMAQYKDGPVISDNGNFIVDADFREIDNPIQLEKDLNSIPGVVENGIFSQMVDQVILGTSDGVEVLK; the protein is encoded by the coding sequence ATGAATTTAAAGAAAATAGCAGGTTTTGCTGCTGCAGAAGAAATTCAAGATGGTCAAATTATTGGTTTAGGTACTGGTTCTACTACTCATTACTTTATTGAAAAAGTGGGTATGAGGATGAAAGAAGAAGAAATAAATGTAATGGGCATTCCTACGTCATATCAATCTTTTCTTTTAGCAAAAGAATGGAAAATACCAGTAACTACTTTAGAAGAGCATGATGTTGATATTGCTGTTGATGGTGCTGATGAAATTGATCCTAACTTTAATTTAATTAAAGGTGGGGGTGCAGCTCATACTTTAGAAAAGATTGTTGATTATTCTGCAGAAAAACTTATTATTATAGCTGATGATTCAAAAATTGTCAATAAGCTTGGAAAGTTTCCTGTGCCATTAGAAATAATCTCAGAATCTAGAAAACCTGTTTTTTCTGCACTTGAAGATATGGGTGCAAATCCTAAGATAAGAATGGCTCAATATAAAGATGGTCCTGTTATTTCAGATAATGGTAACTTTATAGTTGATGCTGATTTTCGTGAAATCGATAATCCTATACAGTTAGAAAAGGATTTAAATTCAATACCTGGCGTCGTTGAAAATGGAATATTCTCTCAGATGGTAGATCAAGTAATATTGGGAACTTCTGATGGTGTGGAAGTTTTAAAATGA
- a CDS encoding UPF0179 family protein: MITLIGEDLAEVGLSFIFEGHVKECEGCRFKASCVDSLEKGRKYTITKVKDITQKCPIHDSGIVNVVEVELADINALVDSKKVFEGSNISFESPNCDIDCIYYDLCFPDGLNDGDKCIILKNLGKKEHVCAKGLNLTKISLKLHP, translated from the coding sequence ATGATAACTTTGATTGGAGAGGATTTAGCAGAAGTTGGACTATCTTTTATATTTGAAGGTCATGTAAAAGAATGTGAAGGTTGTAGGTTTAAGGCGTCCTGTGTTGATTCATTAGAAAAAGGAAGGAAATATACCATTACTAAGGTGAAAGATATTACTCAAAAATGTCCAATTCATGATTCTGGAATTGTAAATGTTGTTGAAGTAGAATTAGCAGATATAAATGCTCTTGTTGATTCTAAAAAAGTTTTTGAAGGATCGAATATTTCTTTTGAGTCTCCAAACTGTGATATTGATTGTATTTATTATGATTTATGCTTCCCTGATGGTTTAAATGATGGGGATAAGTGTATTATTCTTAAAAATTTAGGAAAAAAGGAGCATGTTTGTGCTAAAGGACTTAACCTTACTAAAATTAGCTTAAAACTACATCCTTAA
- a CDS encoding NAD(P)-dependent glycerol-1-phosphate dehydrogenase, with translation MDSKKIQMPREVHIGADVIDNTGSICKDLRFYGEVLVVTGPNTLKIGADKAIESLENEDFEVDLSKINDATSKTVKKIEDKLNNTSLIVGVGGGKVIDVAKMAATNAGIYFVSVPTAASHDGIASPLASIKNNKGSVSMTAQAPIGVIADTNIIRNAPFRLLSAGCADIVSNYTAIKDWQLANRLQNESYSESAAALSLMTAKLIMKSSKSIKKGLEESARLVVKSLFSSGMAISIAGSSRPASGSEHKFSHALDKIAKKPALHGEQCGVGTIMMMSLHGGDWEVIKNALHDMNAPTNAYELGIDPDDIIEALIMAHKIRPERYTILGDRGLSRDAAKKLAIKTGVI, from the coding sequence ATGGATTCCAAAAAAATTCAGATGCCTAGGGAAGTTCATATAGGTGCTGATGTTATTGATAATACTGGAAGTATATGTAAAGATTTAAGATTTTATGGTGAGGTTCTTGTTGTTACAGGACCAAACACTCTTAAAATTGGGGCTGATAAAGCTATTGAGAGTCTTGAAAATGAAGACTTTGAGGTTGACCTTTCTAAAATCAATGATGCTACTTCTAAGACAGTAAAAAAAATAGAAGATAAACTTAACAATACTTCTCTCATTGTTGGTGTGGGGGGAGGTAAAGTTATTGATGTAGCAAAAATGGCAGCTACTAATGCAGGTATTTATTTTGTTTCTGTACCTACTGCTGCTTCTCACGATGGGATTGCTTCTCCTTTAGCATCGATTAAAAATAATAAAGGTTCTGTTTCTATGACTGCTCAAGCTCCTATTGGAGTCATAGCCGATACTAATATAATCCGTAATGCTCCTTTTCGTCTTCTTTCTGCAGGTTGTGCAGATATTGTTTCTAACTACACTGCTATTAAAGATTGGCAATTAGCTAATAGGCTTCAAAATGAATCTTATAGTGAATCTGCAGCTGCTCTTTCTCTTATGACTGCAAAATTAATAATGAAGTCATCAAAATCTATAAAAAAAGGTTTAGAAGAAAGTGCTAGGCTAGTAGTGAAATCTTTATTCAGTAGTGGAATGGCAATTAGTATAGCTGGATCAAGTAGGCCTGCAAGTGGGTCTGAACATAAATTTAGTCATGCATTAGATAAAATAGCTAAAAAACCTGCTCTTCATGGTGAGCAATGTGGTGTTGGAACTATAATGATGATGAGTCTTCATGGTGGAGACTGGGAAGTTATAAAAAATGCGTTACATGATATGAATGCACCGACTAATGCATATGAATTGGGAATTGATCCTGATGATATTATTGAAGCTCTTATTATGGCACATAAGATAAGACCTGAGCGTTATACAATATTGGGAGATAGGGGACTTTCAAGAGATGCAGCTAAAAAATTAGCTATAAAAACAGGAGTGATTTAA
- the proS gene encoding proline--tRNA ligase — MENFSQWYHNILEEASIIDSRYPIKGMSVWLPKGFKLRKHIIEPLKKLLDKDHEEVLFPLLVPEDELAKEGIHVKGFEDEVYWVTHGGQKELNKKLAIRPTSETAMYPMFSLWVRSHIDLPMKFYQVVNTFRYETKHTRPLIRVREITTFKEAHTVHTTKEGADEQVKEAIKIYKEFFDTLAIPYLLSKRPIWDKFPGADYTMAFDTLMPDGKTLQIGTVHNLGQTFAKTFDITYETAESTHDYVYQTCYGLSDRVIASVIGIHGDEKGLRLPPQIAPNQVTIIPIIFKKGGEEVLNKCEEIKSSLESNNIRTSMDTRDIRPGKKFYEWELNGSPIRIELGPRDLENNKAVIVRRDNLEKVEIDLESDYVSKIEEMFKEISENMKNQVWKKMNDSIISTKSLDNVNELIKDEKVVSFTWCGNEECGKVIEEITEIDILGTQSENSDYCKDIDGSKCIHCGKEGKYTALMAKTY; from the coding sequence ATGGAAAATTTCAGCCAATGGTATCATAATATCTTAGAAGAAGCATCAATAATTGACTCAAGATATCCAATAAAAGGAATGAGTGTGTGGTTACCTAAAGGATTTAAATTAAGAAAACATATTATTGAACCTCTTAAAAAACTATTAGATAAAGATCATGAAGAAGTATTATTCCCACTACTTGTGCCTGAAGATGAATTAGCAAAAGAAGGAATACATGTAAAAGGATTTGAAGATGAAGTTTACTGGGTAACACACGGAGGGCAAAAGGAATTAAATAAAAAATTAGCTATACGCCCAACTAGTGAAACAGCAATGTATCCTATGTTTTCTCTTTGGGTAAGATCCCATATTGACCTTCCAATGAAATTTTATCAAGTTGTTAATACATTTAGATATGAAACAAAACATACAAGACCACTCATAAGAGTAAGAGAAATAACAACATTTAAAGAAGCCCATACTGTTCATACAACCAAAGAAGGAGCTGATGAACAAGTGAAAGAAGCTATTAAAATTTATAAAGAATTTTTTGATACTCTTGCTATTCCTTATCTTTTAAGTAAAAGACCAATATGGGACAAATTCCCAGGTGCTGATTATACAATGGCTTTTGATACATTAATGCCTGATGGAAAGACACTGCAGATTGGAACAGTCCATAATTTAGGTCAAACATTTGCAAAAACATTTGATATTACCTATGAAACAGCTGAAAGTACTCATGATTATGTTTATCAAACATGTTATGGTCTTTCTGATAGAGTAATAGCTTCTGTAATTGGTATACATGGTGATGAGAAAGGACTCAGACTTCCACCACAAATTGCACCTAACCAAGTTACAATAATCCCTATCATATTTAAAAAAGGAGGAGAAGAAGTTTTAAACAAATGTGAAGAAATAAAATCTTCCCTTGAATCTAATAACATAAGGACAAGTATGGATACTAGAGATATTCGTCCAGGTAAAAAGTTTTATGAATGGGAATTAAATGGATCACCAATAAGAATAGAACTTGGACCAAGAGACCTTGAAAACAACAAAGCAGTGATTGTTAGAAGAGATAATCTTGAAAAAGTTGAAATTGACTTAGAATCTGATTATGTTTCAAAAATTGAAGAAATGTTTAAAGAAATATCTGAAAATATGAAAAATCAAGTTTGGAAAAAAATGAACGACTCTATTATTTCAACAAAAAGCTTAGATAATGTAAATGAATTAATTAAAGATGAAAAAGTTGTTTCATTTACATGGTGTGGGAATGAAGAATGTGGAAAAGTAATAGAGGAAATAACTGAAATTGATATACTTGGAACTCAATCAGAAAATAGCGATTATTGCAAAGATATTGATGGTTCAAAATGTATCCATTGTGGTAAAGAAGGCAAATATACTGCTTTAATGGCTAAAACTTATTAA
- the cofC gene encoding 2-phospho-L-lactate guanylyltransferase — protein MDEIYAIIPVSRFSNAKTRLSPFLELKEREKLLKAMLKDVTKTLKSVVDEIVIISADKEVLEYANKLEVLTLVENEGLNLNTAISQAMDWCRHKTKKVFIVPSDIPLISKTNIDALIESAKALDFVIVPSKGGGTNGLIIKPLSIDMKFGEFSFKNHIKEANKNGFDPVIYDSFYMSLDVNIAEDLGEIMIHGSGCEAQSYLKDLKIGVESIHGAERLKVTRPD, from the coding sequence ATGGATGAAATATATGCGATCATACCAGTATCAAGATTTTCAAATGCAAAAACAAGATTATCTCCTTTTTTAGAGTTAAAGGAAAGGGAAAAACTTCTTAAAGCTATGCTTAAAGATGTGACAAAAACATTAAAATCTGTAGTTGATGAGATAGTTATAATAAGTGCAGATAAAGAAGTATTAGAATATGCAAACAAACTTGAAGTTCTAACATTGGTGGAAAATGAAGGTTTAAATTTAAACACTGCAATTTCTCAAGCTATGGACTGGTGTAGGCATAAAACCAAAAAAGTGTTTATTGTTCCATCAGACATCCCTTTAATTTCTAAAACAAACATTGATGCGTTAATTGAATCAGCGAAAGCTCTTGATTTTGTGATAGTTCCTTCTAAAGGAGGAGGAACAAATGGTCTTATAATAAAACCATTATCTATCGATATGAAATTTGGGGAATTTAGCTTCAAAAATCATATTAAAGAAGCAAATAAAAATGGATTTGACCCTGTAATATATGATTCATTTTATATGTCTCTTGATGTGAACATAGCAGAAGACCTCGGAGAAATAATGATTCATGGATCAGGATGTGAAGCACAAAGCTATTTAAAAGATTTAAAAATAGGTGTTGAATCTATTCATGGTGCAGAAAGACTAAAAGTTACAAGACCTGATTGA
- the thiD gene encoding bifunctional hydroxymethylpyrimidine kinase/phosphomethylpyrimidine kinase, whose amino-acid sequence MMGISIAGLDPSGGAGIIADMKTFQALGIHGTSVITALTSQNPNKVFSLMPIDTEYIKEQFDSIFDGYGEYINYGKTGMLYSPEIIKTVAKKIKEYDIKIVVDPVMIASAGGSLLKDERDIKKSKEMIANALRKYLLPKSIITTPNVAEAEILAGMKIENPDDAKEAAYKIGKISNVIITGGHLNGINTIFNKTNNELKTIRKVLIETKNTHGSGCTFSAALTSYLIKKNDLNTNNLNTNYLNTNDLNRNNLNISIEKSLDFTEKAIKNGEYGTLKQKSCFNN is encoded by the coding sequence ATGATGGGAATTTCAATAGCAGGACTAGATCCATCAGGAGGAGCAGGAATAATAGCAGATATGAAAACATTTCAAGCTCTTGGTATTCATGGAACTTCAGTTATAACAGCATTAACTTCGCAAAACCCCAATAAAGTATTTTCATTAATGCCAATAGATACAGAATATATCAAAGAACAATTTGACTCAATATTTGATGGATATGGAGAATATATTAACTATGGGAAAACAGGAATGTTATATTCTCCAGAAATAATAAAAACTGTAGCTAAAAAAATTAAAGAGTATGATATCAAAATTGTAGTAGATCCAGTGATGATTGCAAGTGCTGGAGGATCTCTTTTAAAAGATGAAAGAGATATAAAAAAATCAAAAGAAATGATTGCAAATGCTCTCAGAAAATATCTTCTTCCAAAGTCTATAATTACAACACCAAATGTTGCTGAAGCAGAAATTCTAGCAGGAATGAAGATAGAGAATCCTGATGATGCTAAAGAAGCAGCTTATAAAATTGGAAAGATTTCTAATGTTATAATAACAGGAGGGCATCTAAATGGAATCAATACTATTTTTAACAAAACCAATAATGAATTAAAAACTATCAGAAAAGTTCTTATTGAAACAAAAAATACTCATGGTAGTGGATGCACATTTTCAGCTGCTTTAACAAGTTATTTAATAAAAAAAAATGATCTAAATACAAATAATTTGAATACAAATTATCTAAATACAAATGATTTGAATAGAAATAATTTGAATATATCCATTGAAAAATCTTTAGATTTTACAGAAAAAGCTATAAAAAATGGTGAATATGGAACATTAAAACAAAAAAGCTGTTTTAATAATTGA
- a CDS encoding SulP family inorganic anion transporter, producing the protein MLKEVKKLFPILKWGKSYNKKFLRLDVIAGITVGAITIPEAIAYSSLAGLPPQAGLYAAFAALLVYFIFGTSNQLSIGPTSALSILVGSTIGTMTIVNPSNFWAIASFVGLLVGIFSIVAWILHMEFISRVISRSVLTGFSAGAAVYIMATQLSKLMGIDGATGGFFSRIAFIGTHLYEINIITLAIGILSVFYLLLSEKYLSKLPNALIIVAVPILLFTFIDLSWLGVSLVGNIPAGLPMFEIPKIPSIDLGLIVYLAGFCFILSYVEGMGTTKILGLKRDDDSADSNKELLALGLSNISSSIAQGFPVGGSFSRSAINEESGSQSPFSSLVSALIVIIVILFFTEFFSHLPETILAAIIIVAVTKIFNLKELKRYYIISKKEFVYAIVTAGGVLFLGILQGVVVGVVISVLGILYNIYNPHIVELGRVKGTRLYKDIRFHEPVETISNVLILRIDGAQVFLNSENIDNEILKRIKERKEISVLVLDMGNTDYLDMAGAENLELLHGILAKEGIELRLAHLNSPVRQLLWKMGLNKKLNMYKGIYPTIDDIVNNWEKKYYDEEEK; encoded by the coding sequence ATGTTAAAAGAAGTTAAAAAACTATTTCCTATTCTTAAATGGGGGAAAAGTTATAATAAAAAGTTTTTAAGACTTGACGTTATAGCTGGAATAACAGTTGGAGCAATAACTATTCCAGAAGCTATTGCTTATTCTTCTTTAGCAGGTTTACCTCCTCAAGCAGGTCTTTATGCTGCTTTCGCTGCTTTACTTGTTTATTTTATTTTTGGAACATCTAATCAACTTTCTATTGGTCCAACATCTGCATTATCTATTTTAGTTGGTTCTACTATTGGAACTATGACTATTGTCAATCCTTCTAATTTTTGGGCTATTGCCTCTTTTGTAGGGTTGTTGGTAGGTATTTTTTCTATTGTAGCTTGGATACTTCACATGGAATTTATTTCAAGAGTAATATCTAGAAGTGTTTTAACTGGTTTTTCTGCTGGTGCTGCTGTTTATATAATGGCAACACAATTATCTAAATTGATGGGTATAGATGGTGCAACTGGAGGTTTTTTTAGCAGAATAGCTTTTATTGGAACTCATCTCTATGAGATTAATATAATTACATTAGCTATTGGGATACTATCAGTTTTTTATCTTCTTTTAAGTGAGAAATATCTATCTAAATTACCTAATGCTTTAATAATTGTGGCTGTTCCTATATTATTATTTACTTTTATCGATTTAAGTTGGCTAGGTGTTAGTTTAGTTGGGAATATTCCTGCAGGTTTACCTATGTTTGAAATTCCAAAAATACCTAGCATTGATTTGGGTCTTATAGTTTATTTAGCAGGATTTTGTTTTATTTTAAGCTATGTTGAAGGAATGGGTACTACTAAAATATTAGGATTAAAGAGAGATGATGATTCAGCAGATAGTAACAAAGAACTTCTTGCTTTGGGATTATCTAATATTTCATCTAGTATTGCTCAAGGATTTCCAGTTGGTGGAAGTTTCTCAAGGTCTGCAATCAATGAAGAATCTGGTTCACAATCTCCATTTTCAAGCTTGGTTTCTGCTTTAATTGTTATTATTGTAATATTATTTTTTACAGAATTTTTTAGCCATCTTCCTGAGACTATTTTAGCTGCCATTATAATTGTAGCTGTTACTAAGATTTTTAATTTGAAAGAACTAAAAAGATATTATATAATAAGTAAAAAAGAGTTTGTTTATGCTATAGTTACAGCTGGAGGAGTTTTATTTTTAGGAATTTTGCAAGGTGTTGTTGTTGGAGTTGTAATTTCTGTTTTAGGAATATTATATAATATTTACAACCCACATATTGTTGAATTAGGCCGTGTAAAAGGTACAAGGTTATATAAGGATATACGATTCCATGAACCTGTTGAAACTATTTCTAATGTTCTCATACTAAGGATTGATGGTGCTCAAGTTTTTCTTAATTCTGAAAATATTGATAATGAAATATTAAAAAGAATAAAAGAAAGAAAGGAAATTTCTGTTCTGGTTTTAGATATGGGTAATACTGACTATTTAGATATGGCAGGAGCTGAAAATTTAGAGCTTTTACATGGAATTTTAGCTAAAGAGGGAATTGAACTAAGATTGGCTCATTTAAACTCTCCCGTTAGACAATTATTATGGAAAATGGGTCTAAACAAAAAATTAAACATGTATAAGGGTATTTATCCAACTATAGATGATATTGTAAATAACTGGGAAAAAAAGTATTATGATGAAGAAGAGAAATAA